The following nucleotide sequence is from uncultured Draconibacterium sp..
AATTACACTAAACATCATTCTCAAATCATTAATTTATTAACTAAGTAGCTTTTTCGAAATCGCAGGTATTGATTGAAATTACCGGAACATACGGAAACAGTTTTTCAATTCAGCGATATTTTTTACAGATAAATTTCTTTTTTGCTCATTCGTCCTTCCTTCCATAAGGTTTCCAAAAATATGTATGAAAGTATCATTAGTACTTCCAACAATATAATAATGAAAAGGATTAAGACGCACTTTAAATATTTTTCCATGAAACTGTTTGCATGAAGCTACTGCCACAAAAACTTTTTATCGCCAAGCATCAATTTTTAGGAAATCGGACGTTGAGCATTAAAATACTAAACTTACAGGAAAATAAATCATTATAATGAGAATCAAAGACATAACGAATAGCAACTTTTCCCGCGAAATCGCCGATTCAGAAAAAGAATCTGAATTATTAAGAATAATTAATAGAATAAATATCTTTGCACCGGATTGGGAGATGTTATGGGAGGTTAAAACCTAACAGCCTGTTATGGTTTTATTCATCACTAATTAATTCCTTTCCGGAGTTCTATAAAATGAATAGATATAACTTCTACGGGGCTGACTGGTTTTGACAGCGGGTAGAAGAGACAGGTAAGCATGTCGGGTTTTGGTTGTTGACCCGTAAAAAATAATAATCAAAACCATAATTGGCGAAAATAATTACGCTCTTGCTGCGTAACCGAATTACAGTAGGTTAACTGCTTAATCCCGATGCAAGGCATTGGGACAAGACATCGCCCGGATGCTGATGCTTTGAAGCGGTCCGAATCGGCGGTGCAAATAAATCGAAGCTAGCATAAACGAAGCTCTGGCGTTTTTGCGAAATTAAAAGAGATAAGGTAGTAGTTGGTGGCTTTGATCCGGCTGCTATTCGAAAATTAAGTCAGAGATAAACATGTAGAAAGCTTGTAGCTTCCTCGTTTGGACGCGGGTTCGACTCCCGCCAGCTCCACCCAACGGGGGATTTCATCAAATTTGTTGTAATCCCCTTTTTTGTATCCTCTCAAATCCCTTGCTATTTCAGGGATAAAGGTAAAAAAGGTATTGATTCTTGCTGTTCGAACTCGATCCAATTCTCGGTTGTAGTAAATTCCTTCTGGGAATAAAAGATTTTGAAAAATCTTCTTCCCGTTTAAGTCGCTGAAGTCCCACAGTTTCATAGGGTTCCGACATAAATCAACCGCATAATTCACTACTTTTTTAAGGTTCGAACTATATCCACCAACTTTATTTAATTCTTGTTCAATTGCAAAACATTCCTTTTCGTATTTATTTCTAAATTTATCGTATAAAGTTCGATCTATTTCACCAATAACGAAACGTTCTTCAATAGCATCTACCCTCCTTCTTGTTTCTGTCAATCTCAATTTTAACGCCCTGGCATCATCTAATTGATTTTTGAAGAAACCGGTCATTTGTTCTTCCAGTTGAACTTTGATAATTGAAGTCGTTTCGGGATCAATTTGGAACATGTTTAATATGTTACGGAATAGATCATGCATAGTTTTTGCACTTCTATTTACATTACATCCTTTTGATCTGCATTTATAATAATATAAATCGTTCTTTTTTACCTTATAGCCTGTAATTGAACTACCACATTTTTCACACTTTGTAAACACCTTTAAAGGCAGGTTTTCACTATCCATATCATGAACAAAGCCATGTACCCGTTTCTCATTTCTGATATTATTCGCTTCCAAAAATAATTTCTTTGAGATAAGTGGGGTATGTTTGCCTTCTACTACTTTATCAGGAATGAGTTTACTTACAATCAAACCACAATAGAAAGGATTAATAAATAGCTCATGTAGTTTTTTATCAGTGATATTTACTCCAAGTTTTTGAAGTTTTCGTACAATTTCAATATTAGGCAATTCATGGTATGCTTTCCATTCAAATGCTTTTTTGAGAATTTTACCCTCTTTATTAATGATAATTTGGCGTTCTGTGGCTTTACTTCCCTTATTTAAAACGTCATAACCACGAGGTGGTTTCCAAACCCAATAGCCTTTCATTAGCATTTCACGCATGCCGGTAACAACCTTATCGCGTCTGAGTTCGTTATCCATTTGCCCAAACAGGAATAGTATTTTTTGCTGGAAAGAACCAGATGGTGTAGTCGGGTCAAGCTCCTGAGTTGTAGCTAAAGTTATTACGCCGTACTTTTTAAGTAGTTCATCGGCAATAGATGCACCGTTGATTCCAGAACGAGAAAATCTTTCGTAGGAATAAACAATCACATAGCTGATATTTTTTGATCTCTTTACAAAGGTTAACATCCGATTGAATTCTTTTCGGTCATCGGTTTTTGCTGATTCGTAAGTACCACCAAAATAGCCAACCACGTTTAAACCACGTTTGTTCGCATAAATCTCACAATATCTTTTTTGGGAAGCAAGACTAGTATTGTCTTCTTGGTCAGCGGATGATACACGTGTGTAGATTACAGCATTATTTCCCTCATGAAATTTCTTTGGAGCTTGTGGAGCAAATTGTTTAAACAGGCTTAAATCATTCATGACTTGAAGAATTTTATAATGGACAGGGATAATAATCCTAAAAAGATGCGAAAATATCCAATACTAATGCCGTTATTTTTTCAACATGAAAGCTTTCAATATCAGTAAAGCAATCGTTTCCGAATCTTTAATAAGCTTTTCATAATCAGAAGACGTCAAATCTTTGTATTTAGGAATAGAACGTATTTTCTCCAATGAGAGTCTCTTTTTAACTCTTTCGGTAGCTTCTTCAATACTTCTATTTTCGTTTTTCTGCATAGTTTAAATCACCATCTAACATCATGGTTAGTGGGTAATATCAAACGTATACAATTTCGAACAAGTCTTGAGCAGCAATGCTCTTCTGGCGGTCAAAGACTTTATATGTCTTTAATTGTGATAAATATTTCCTTGTGACGCTTTTTCTACAATCTGTATCTCTCGGAAAAATATCAAAAATAGCTAGTGAATAAAATTATTTAATGTCTTAGCTCTGTTGCACACTATGTATTGTACTTCTATATTAAATATTGGTCGCCTTTCATTTTTAGAATTATTTCACAGTCAACAAAACCGTCCCATAGGAAAAACGTCCACTTTCCGGTACCAGTAGTAAAACCTTATTATCTACTTTTAGCATTTCTGTTTTGCATAGATCATCCAACGCGGCAAAAATGGAAGCAGAAGCGATATTTCCAATCTCAGTAAGATTGGTGAACCACTTGTTCGTCCCCAGATCCAAACCTCTGGCTTCAATTCCTTCAGCAAGCTTCCCGTAAAAAAACATGCTTGAGACATGAGGGATCACATAGTCAACGTCCTTCGGATCAAGGTTATATTTTTTCAGACAATATTCCAGGTGGTCAACCCAGTATCGGATAATATTTGGTTTTAGCAAGCGAATATCCTGCTTAACGGTCATAACCGAGCGATTGATAAGTTCCCGGCTTTCAAATTCTTTCCAACTGGTGAGTTCTCCATCTTCACGAAGTTCAGCTCCCATAAACATGCAGGTGGGCAGTTCATTAGCATAGGAAGTCATTTCAATCCATTCGACTTTGAATGAAATTCCATTCTCGCTCTTTTTGTCAGAGAGTAATACCGAACTGGCGCCATCACTAAGCATAAAGCGCAGAAAATCTTTTTCAAAAGCCATGTATGGATCTTTTCCGACTTGTGAGCAATGCTCATACTCTTCTTCGTAGTTTTTTGACAATAAAGTTGGAGAGGCGAGTTCTGAAGTAGAACAAATTGCTTTTGATGAAACACCGGACAAAACAGATAGGTAAGCCGTTTTAAAAGCCTGCAGGCAGGTAAGACATACTCCCGAAGCGGAATACAGTTCCATAGGCCTGTTTTTCATTAGTCCGTGAACCATCGATGCATGGGAAGGCAACAACTGATCAGGATTGCCTGTGGCACATGCCAATACATCAATATCTTCCGGAATTTTCTCATCAGGAAACAATTTCTTTATGGAACGGAATGCCAGCTCTGCATTGGTGTGGGTAATTTTTTGCTTTTTATCCAAAGCATAGTACCTGGATTTTATTCCGTTTTGTTTTAATACTATACGCCTTACTCTTGACGGTTTTGAATTGATCAAACCAAGATATTGTTCCATATCTTCGTTTTCGACGGGTGAATTGGGCAAAAATTTGCTGACGGATGAGATGTAAACATTTTTATTCATAACAATAAATTATAATGGTTGGTATGTAAAAGTAAGTAAAAATTTACATACAATTGTTATGAATGACTTAGGATTTTAATTTTATTTGCTGGTAAATGGTTTGATAAAGTGTAAACAATTCCTCTGTATTAAGCCCGTACAAAAGGCATCTGTCGAATGCCAGCCCTAGAAAACAACTTCGAAAAAGAGTTGCATAATACTTGGTATCTACAGCCTTTATTTCTTTATTCTTTATTGCCCCGGATATCACTTTTTCCCACAGGTTTATCTCCTCAATTGAGTTACGTGTCATAATCTCAGAAAAGTTGGGATAGATTCGAGCTGCCTGGAGATAAAGAGAAAAATACTGCTTGTAAATATTGACAACAGAGATGGATAGCATTCTGGACATAGTGGTATTTATACCACTGACATACAGCCTAATAAACTGCTCAAGAGAAATATTGTCATCAAATTTGAATTTCACAGAAGGATCTTGTGTTTTGATCAGATAGGTGCCTATTACCTCGTTAAATATTTCTTCTTTATTTTTAAAAAAATAGAATATTGCCCCTCTTGTTTTCCCGACTGCATTTTCCAAATCGGAAATACTTACTTTTTCATAATTATTATTCAGGAATAATTTAAAAGCCTCTTCAATAATTCTTTCTTTTGTTGTCATAACAATGTAGATCTAATGCTAACAAACTTACGTAAAAAGGATGATTAAGCAAATGAAACAGTCATTTTTATGATTGGAAATATCATTTGGTATTGCGAACCATTTTTTTGTTTGGATTATTTTTTCATATATTTACATACCGCATATATGGTATTTTATTGGACGCTATGCATACATTATTTGTGCTAAGTGACGTGCCTTTGGCATGCACCGCAGCAGTAAATATTCGTAAAGATGACTTCCTGAAAAAATTATAATTGAATGGACGAACAACCTGAGAGTCTCTGGCGATACGACAGGATTATTAACCGTTAACTACCTGGTTATATGCTATAGTACACTGAAAAGCTTGCTTAATATACACCATTTAAATCTATACCATGCGAGACAGAATTATTCATAAGGATGGTAGAGCACTATATGATGAAACGCAGAATGATTTCAGGAAAAGAGCGTGGCATGTATTTTATATTCGCCCACGCAATGAACGAATTGCGAAACAGATTCTCGCTAATCATGGTTATGAAGTCTTCTGTCCTGCAATCCATGAAACAAGACAATGGAAAAACAGACAACGAAAAAAGATCTGGTTCCCGCTATTCCCCAATTACTTATTTGTCTTTACTTATCACCATGAAATATATACCATTCGAAGAATATCTCAGGTTGTAAACTTCGTTTCTTTTGCCGGGAAACCATCCACAATAACGGTAAAGGAGGTAGATGGAATACGGAAAATGCTGGAAATGGGGAATGTGATTACAGTAGAAAATCAATTCTCCGGTGGAGAACATGTACGAATTGTTTCCGGTCCATTAAAAGGACATGAAGGAATTCTGGTAAAACGACGAAATAGAAGCCGGTTTGGTATTCGCCTGAAAGCCATCAGCCACTCAGTATTTATCGATATATGCCAATCAGACCTCGAGAAACTTAAAAAAGCACATTAATAAATTTGAGCTCCCTGACTTAAGCGACGTCGATATACTCACAATATTACAATTACTCTTTTTTGAAGAGACATTTAAACCTTATTATTTTAATCTAAACTCCTAAAAACGTTAACTATGGAAAAACACAGCTTATATGATGTTATTTTTAAAATGAGGCCCCTGCCTAAAAAGCTTACCGAACAGTCTTATGTGGATGCACTTATTGCAGCAATTAACGAGCGGCTGACCATAACCGAGCACAGATACCGGTCATTGTTGCTTAACACCGGACACACATCAGATTATATGTATTTTGTAGAGAAAGGTCTAGCCCGGTGCTTTTCTTTTGACGTTCATACCGGGAGGGAGCTCACTTCCATTCTTTGGAAAGAACATAGTATTGTTTGTGATCCGGTGAGTTTTTTCCAGCGTAAGAAATCAGATGTTAATATTGAAGTGATGCCGGGAAGTTTGTTACTCTCCATATCCTACCGCCAGCTTCAGGAAATATACAGTTCTTTCCCGGAAGCGAGTGTTTTTGAACGTTGTGTTTCCCTTCAGTATGTTTACTTTTTTGCCCAAAGATCCCGGCAATTGGCGGTGAACTCTCCCTGGGAAAGGTACCTGCATTTATTGACAACTCATCCGGGTATCGAATTAAAAGTATCCAAGGATATCATAGCATCTTATTTGAACATAGCCCCACAGTCACTAAGTAGGATGCTTCGAAAGAAAGGACATCCTTGAATGTTCCGCAGTTTTGATTTCATCTTATAGGATGATCAGTTGCAATTATTCCCTTTTTGAATTCTGATTCTTTACGAGTGCCCCATCATTCGGTTAAGATTTTTTTTGATCCGGGTTCTTTCATTTGTTAATACAGGTTCAGACGAATGCCCCGGCACAACTGTACCTTTGTAAATGTATTGAGGCTAAAACATGACCTCAAATATTTACCGGGAGAACGGTATGTATACATCAACCACTAAGTGTCAAATAACCTGAATATTACATTCTCCCGCAAAATGACCTTTAAAACAAACAAATTTTCAGCTATGAAAAAGCTCCATCCAAAACACTTTACAATTCTGGTTCCACTCTCCTCCTATTTATATATCCTGCTTTTTGTGTATGCCGGGATTAGCAAATTGCTGGACTATGAAAACTTCACTGTACAGTTAGCACAGTCGCCATTACTAAGCGCACATGCCGGCGTGGTTGCACCTGCTGTAATATGCATGGAATTTATTCTGGTCGCATTATTGATCTTTAGAAAGACTCGTCTAACAGGTCTTTATGGATCATTCTTTCTAATGATCGCTTTTACGATCTATATTTATCTGATCCTTAATTACAGCGATTTTGTTCCCTGTTCGTGTGGAGGTATCATTGAGAAGATGAACTGGACGGAACATATGATTTTTAATATAGCGTTTGTCATTTTGGCTCTTTTTGCAATTGTACTTTCTGAAAAAGAGAAGCACACCCCAAAACACGTTGTGCTTTTAAAAACATCATTGCCTTCATTACTGGCAGTTGGTGTTGTTGTGGGGCTCTTTTTATCATCTGAGCATATCATAAAAAAAGAAAACAACTTTATTCGCCGGTTTGGCCAACATCCCATTCGCGATGAAAAGACATTCGATCTGGGTGTAAACTCCTATTATTTTGCCGGTATGGCCGATGGGAAAATCTATTTGGGAAATTATACAGCCCCCTTAGTGTTAACCCAAGTGGATACTTCTTTGACAACGATAATGCCGGCTAAATTAGAGATTGACGATGCTAACCTTCCATTTCGTTCAATAAGAATACAAGTAGAAGCTCCTTATTTTTATGTATATGATGGTAATATTCCGATAATATACAGAGGAAAGCTGGGCGATTCGCAAGCCCGGACAATTAGTTTTGAAGACTGCTATTTTTCTCAATTGCAGGTAATAGACTCTGTTAATTTTGCCTTCAGGGCACAAAGCAGAAGTACCAAATCACAGGTATTGGGAAGGCTCAGTCTTGACCGGGAGCCTAAAGTAACCCTTAACTATGGATTGCTGGAAAAACAGATAGATGGAATGTTTGATACAGATGGTAGGTTGCTTCGTGATAACAGCACCGGAGAACTGGCTTACATCTATAGCTACCGTAACGAAATTCTGGTCATGGACAAGGAACTACAACTTCTGCAAAAACTTCATACCATTGATACCATATCCCATGCTCAGGTGCAAGTACGAAGGCTATCTGACGGAAGACATAAATTAGGTGCACCTCCACTACAGGTAAATAAGACATCCGTGCTGTATAAACAAGTACTGTTTAATGAATCTATGCTAATGGGAAAATATGAGTCCCGAAAGGCATGGCAACAAGCGGCCATTATTGACATGTACAGTACCGGAAAGCAAGAGTATTTGGGCAGTTTCTATATATACCACCGCGGGGAAAATAAAATGTCTCAAATGCTTGCCTCAGATAATTATCTATTTGTATTACGTGGCAGTGAAATCGTGCGCTACCGTTTTGCGCAAGCGGTGACAGCGAATTTCAAAACGGGGGAAGCTGAAAACCCAAAACAGAGTAAGCAATAATTCAAATTTTTAATTATGAAAAATTTAAAAAGCCTTATTTTACCCGCTGCTATTATATTGATAGGAGCCGGTGCCGCTCTTGCAACTAACGTTGCAAAAAATTCGGATAATGGTTTGCAATCCGGATTTTATATCGATAGCTCCACTGGAGACTGTCGGGAATCTCCCGAAACGTGTACCTCCATACCTGGAGATTTATGTACCTGGGATGATGGTTCAACTATCCACAGTTTGTTCGAGGATGGAACTGAGTGTACAGTTTCATTGTACAAACCTGCGAATTGAGAAAGAAAGGGGATACCACATGGGTACCCCCTTCCTTCTGTTTTATTAGTAAACAATATCTTCCCTTTCTATTGTATTTTTCAAAACCTTACTGGATAAATGTCCTGTATGTTTTTTTCCGTTTCTGACCTACAATAATAGGAGGTCAATTGAGTCTTTTATTAATCCATTCGATGTCTGTATTTCCTTTCAGAAAGTAATCGAACCAATCCAGAATTCTACTTGTCAGGTCGTATTGTGCCCGTTTTTTTTGCAAGCCATGCCCTTCTCCCTCGTAAAACAGCGCTACCACATCTTTTTTGTTCCTGCGCAGGGCGTTGTAAAAGGCCATGCTGTGGTCGCTGGTTACATTTGGGTCTTCCAAACCTGACCATAACAACACCGGGGCATTTACTTTGTCGGCCTCATAAATAGGAGTGTTTGCGAGATACAATGCTTTATTCTCCCAAAAAGCTACACCCAGTTTATACATATTAGCTTCTATCCTTACATAATCCGGGAAAAAGAAATTATAATTGAAAGCATTGGCAGCCCAAACAATGTCACTATGCCCAGAGCCGGAAACATAAGTGGCAAAACGGTTAGACCGGGTAGCAATAAAGTCGGTTTCATAACCGCCAAAGGAATGCCCGATTAAGCCAATTCTGTTTTTATCGATTAAGGGATTGCCGACTAAAGCATCCAAAGCATGGTTAACACAATCCAGCGCATCCATACCAGGCCCGTCTTTCCCCTGTATAACAATGTCGGGCAGATACACAAAGTACCCGTTTTCAATAAGCAAGCGCATATTAAACCCGAGTCCGTTATAATAAAACGGATATGGATACCGATTTGAAAGGCTACGCTGTTTCTGATATATGTGCACCACCATCGGGTATTTTAGGGAAGGATTATAGTTTGCCGGATAATACAAAACACCTTTCAGAGGAATACTGTCGCTGTTGGTGTAGGAAACAATTTCCTGTTTCATGGACAAAACTGCTTTGTCGGCCTTGTTACTTTGATAAATAACCTGTTTCTTTTTCCCCATTTCTTTATAAACCAAGCGTGGCGGCTGATTGTAATTCTCTTCGGTATAGCTGAAACAGTTGTACGTACTATTATAAACCAGGTTTTGGATGCGTTTGCCTGTTGGCGCGATAACCGTATCCTGCCTGCCATTTTGCCACAATATATAAGCACTCGTGTTTTCCCGGGCATTATATAGTTTAAGCAACAAAGCTTTCTCAGGATTAA
It contains:
- a CDS encoding MauE/DoxX family redox-associated membrane protein — protein: MKKLHPKHFTILVPLSSYLYILLFVYAGISKLLDYENFTVQLAQSPLLSAHAGVVAPAVICMEFILVALLIFRKTRLTGLYGSFFLMIAFTIYIYLILNYSDFVPCSCGGIIEKMNWTEHMIFNIAFVILALFAIVLSEKEKHTPKHVVLLKTSLPSLLAVGVVVGLFLSSEHIIKKENNFIRRFGQHPIRDEKTFDLGVNSYYFAGMADGKIYLGNYTAPLVLTQVDTSLTTIMPAKLEIDDANLPFRSIRIQVEAPYFYVYDGNIPIIYRGKLGDSQARTISFEDCYFSQLQVIDSVNFAFRAQSRSTKSQVLGRLSLDREPKVTLNYGLLEKQIDGMFDTDGRLLRDNSTGELAYIYSYRNEILVMDKELQLLQKLHTIDTISHAQVQVRRLSDGRHKLGAPPLQVNKTSVLYKQVLFNESMLMGKYESRKAWQQAAIIDMYSTGKQEYLGSFYIYHRGENKMSQMLASDNYLFVLRGSEIVRYRFAQAVTANFKTGEAENPKQSKQ
- a CDS encoding beta-ketoacyl-ACP synthase III, translated to MNKNVYISSVSKFLPNSPVENEDMEQYLGLINSKPSRVRRIVLKQNGIKSRYYALDKKQKITHTNAELAFRSIKKLFPDEKIPEDIDVLACATGNPDQLLPSHASMVHGLMKNRPMELYSASGVCLTCLQAFKTAYLSVLSGVSSKAICSTSELASPTLLSKNYEEEYEHCSQVGKDPYMAFEKDFLRFMLSDGASSVLLSDKKSENGISFKVEWIEMTSYANELPTCMFMGAELREDGELTSWKEFESRELINRSVMTVKQDIRLLKPNIIRYWVDHLEYCLKKYNLDPKDVDYVIPHVSSMFFYGKLAEGIEARGLDLGTNKWFTNLTEIGNIASASIFAALDDLCKTEMLKVDNKVLLLVPESGRFSYGTVLLTVK
- a CDS encoding UpxY family transcription antiterminator translates to MRDRIIHKDGRALYDETQNDFRKRAWHVFYIRPRNERIAKQILANHGYEVFCPAIHETRQWKNRQRKKIWFPLFPNYLFVFTYHHEIYTIRRISQVVNFVSFAGKPSTITVKEVDGIRKMLEMGNVITVENQFSGGEHVRIVSGPLKGHEGILVKRRNRSRFGIRLKAISHSVFIDICQSDLEKLKKAH
- a CDS encoding TetR/AcrR family transcriptional regulator — its product is MTTKERIIEEAFKLFLNNNYEKVSISDLENAVGKTRGAIFYFFKNKEEIFNEVIGTYLIKTQDPSVKFKFDDNISLEQFIRLYVSGINTTMSRMLSISVVNIYKQYFSLYLQAARIYPNFSEIMTRNSIEEINLWEKVISGAIKNKEIKAVDTKYYATLFRSCFLGLAFDRCLLYGLNTEELFTLYQTIYQQIKLKS